The following are encoded in a window of Flavobacterium cupriresistens genomic DNA:
- a CDS encoding helix-turn-helix domain-containing protein, with translation MMQFYHVEEKDLKKVQVAVGATIRKIREGNTQFSQSKLAIEIGMSENQVSRIERGETNPTVKTLSIIAKALNVNIKDLFE, from the coding sequence ATGATGCAATTTTATCATGTGGAAGAAAAAGATTTAAAAAAGGTACAAGTTGCAGTTGGAGCTACTATAAGGAAAATTAGAGAGGGAAATACTCAATTTTCTCAATCGAAATTAGCCATTGAAATTGGTATGTCAGAAAATCAAGTAAGTAGAATTGAAAGAGGAGAAACCAATCCAACTGTAAAAACTCTTAGTATAATTGCAAAAGCTCTAAATGTAAACATTAAAGATTTGTTTGAATAG
- a CDS encoding DUF3945 domain-containing protein, which translates to MSEQEKIKQEAPEQLTDILLVLNKEKMKIEAVKGIDKNGELETVPVNKKNQNQFMRVDKQGDVFTNFFSNFISQLQNPTRFSFFKVPQLLTIDIAKDMQKQLDNPNVEGEKLMKEHEVKVELPKEDKKENIDTMETTQTTTETSEYRFKPEQIDWDTMSNLGLSKEKLEKMNLLEPLLKGYKTNELVPISLNLGTAITRMDARLSLQTSEDGKVVMAIHGIRKEPQLNFPFFGHEFSKEDKESLLKTGNMGRVVDLTVFKTGEQTPSIISVDRLTNELVALRVDKIKIPDEIKGVKLNEDQKQTLMDGKPLFIEGMISKKGESFDATVQFNADKRYIEFHFDRTNTVSQTQNNNQQQNHEAPRIFRGKELDENQYQQFKEGKVIYVDGLVDKQGKEYKGYVTFNVNNGKVDFSFSNPNSAKIQPAEEHKTQTAVNSEGKTNEATKYSKEPLKSTQKEPDSKKQQEEQEQSEGPVKSKGRKM; encoded by the coding sequence ATGAGTGAACAAGAAAAAATCAAACAGGAAGCCCCAGAACAATTGACAGATATATTGTTAGTATTAAATAAAGAAAAGATGAAGATTGAGGCTGTAAAAGGAATTGATAAAAATGGTGAGTTAGAAACTGTTCCTGTTAACAAAAAAAATCAAAATCAATTTATGCGAGTTGACAAACAGGGAGATGTGTTTACTAACTTTTTTTCCAATTTCATAAGCCAGTTACAAAATCCGACTCGCTTCAGTTTTTTTAAAGTACCACAACTATTGACTATTGACATAGCTAAAGACATGCAAAAACAACTGGATAACCCTAATGTGGAAGGCGAAAAGCTTATGAAAGAGCATGAAGTTAAAGTAGAACTACCAAAAGAAGATAAAAAAGAAAATATAGATACTATGGAAACAACACAAACAACAACAGAAACAAGTGAATATCGTTTCAAACCAGAACAAATCGATTGGGATACAATGTCAAATTTAGGTTTGAGTAAAGAAAAACTCGAAAAAATGAATTTGCTTGAACCATTGCTCAAAGGTTATAAGACCAATGAGCTAGTACCTATCAGTCTAAATTTAGGAACAGCCATTACTCGCATGGATGCCCGTTTATCACTTCAAACTTCTGAGGATGGAAAAGTAGTTATGGCAATTCACGGCATACGAAAAGAACCACAATTGAATTTTCCGTTTTTTGGACATGAATTCAGCAAAGAAGATAAAGAGAGTCTACTTAAAACTGGTAATATGGGACGTGTGGTTGATCTTACAGTTTTCAAAACAGGTGAGCAAACGCCTTCAATTATTAGTGTAGACAGACTTACTAACGAACTTGTAGCACTACGTGTTGATAAAATAAAAATACCGGATGAAATCAAGGGAGTTAAACTCAATGAAGACCAGAAACAAACATTGATGGATGGTAAACCCCTTTTCATCGAAGGTATGATTTCCAAAAAAGGAGAATCATTTGATGCTACAGTTCAATTCAATGCCGACAAGCGATATATTGAATTTCATTTCGACAGAACCAATACTGTTAGTCAAACACAAAATAATAATCAGCAGCAAAACCATGAAGCTCCGCGCATATTTCGAGGTAAAGAACTTGACGAAAACCAATATCAGCAATTTAAAGAAGGTAAAGTCATTTATGTGGATGGATTGGTAGACAAACAAGGAAAAGAGTACAAAGGTTATGTGACATTTAATGTCAATAATGGTAAAGTTGATTTTTCATTCAGTAATCCAAATAGTGCAAAAATCCAACCAGCTGAAGAACATAAAACTCAGACAGCTGTTAATTCCGAAGGGAAAACTAATGAGGCAACCAAGTATAGTAAAGAGCCATTAAAATCAACACAAAAAGAGCCAGACAGTAAAAAACAACAGGAAGAACAAGAACAATCAGAAGGGCCAGTTAAAAGTAAGGGTAGAAAAATGTAA
- a CDS encoding TlpA family protein disulfide reductase has translation MKNILLLVLFLSAHLCCSQSKQVTIIGNMPQQYGGEYLSFSKPIGKYTTESSYINSKDNAVIINDKFIKTLDIAVPGIIYVYEKPFNGIISTRFFAEPGDTIILERQNGEIIFKGKNAIVNKMYSDVKLGHVAFNDEVYDIFKNTNDADKILSKINNKEKIYLQHYNELFLKKQISKSCLEYTKVLMEQSIDGLALGIARDEEFRKEQKMLITKEGANKIVDYIVLKYIPYKEENLRSLFFLGLMKKSASYLEKQSLKENKKITRFWNQFDTIFKSETKNLGVIDYLESDDYKETAIGQYFLSLIKNYDNEKSIKYKDLIMVYKAFVEKFPNSPYIIPLSESIMNAALDNLSTSATNVAKSEPNTALGNLAIYGTTLETVGTAPFAQPNQSLADVLAEKFPTQDLFVDLWATWCGPCLMQFPYNKDLHSFLETKNIKTLYVSQDKEEDITKWQKYIQDYNLTGYHFLADKAYVEKFINPLTAYIPRYFIYDSKTKKLKPLEGYPKEKEKFYTQIAKALPTKQ, from the coding sequence ATGAAAAATATTTTATTATTAGTTCTATTTTTATCAGCTCATTTATGTTGTTCGCAATCTAAACAGGTTACTATTATTGGCAATATGCCACAACAATATGGAGGCGAATATCTAAGTTTTTCTAAGCCTATAGGAAAATATACCACAGAATCATCTTATATTAATAGTAAAGATAATGCAGTAATTATAAACGATAAATTCATAAAAACTTTAGATATTGCAGTACCAGGGATTATTTATGTTTATGAAAAACCTTTCAATGGAATTATTAGTACTCGTTTTTTTGCAGAACCAGGAGACACTATAATCTTAGAAAGACAAAATGGAGAAATTATTTTTAAAGGAAAGAATGCAATCGTAAATAAAATGTATAGTGATGTCAAATTAGGGCACGTAGCATTTAATGATGAAGTCTATGATATTTTTAAAAATACTAATGATGCAGATAAAATACTATCGAAAATAAATAATAAAGAAAAAATATATTTACAGCATTACAATGAACTTTTCTTAAAAAAACAAATTTCAAAATCTTGTTTAGAATATACTAAAGTATTAATGGAACAGTCTATAGATGGTCTAGCACTGGGTATTGCAAGGGATGAAGAATTTAGAAAAGAGCAAAAGATGCTAATTACAAAAGAAGGAGCCAATAAAATTGTTGATTATATTGTTTTAAAATATATCCCCTATAAAGAAGAAAACTTGAGATCACTTTTCTTTTTGGGTCTAATGAAAAAAAGCGCTTCCTATTTAGAAAAACAATCTTTAAAAGAAAATAAAAAAATTACCAGATTTTGGAACCAATTTGACACTATATTTAAATCTGAAACAAAAAACTTAGGAGTTATTGATTATTTAGAATCAGATGATTATAAAGAAACTGCAATAGGACAATATTTTCTTAGCTTAATAAAAAACTATGACAACGAGAAATCAATAAAATATAAAGATTTAATTATGGTTTATAAAGCTTTTGTTGAAAAATTTCCGAATAGTCCTTACATTATACCACTTTCTGAAAGCATCATGAACGCCGCTTTAGATAATTTAAGTACTAGTGCAACCAATGTTGCAAAATCAGAACCAAACACAGCATTAGGAAATCTTGCCATCTATGGCACAACATTAGAAACAGTGGGTACAGCACCTTTTGCGCAACCCAATCAATCATTAGCTGATGTCCTTGCTGAAAAATTCCCTACCCAAGATTTGTTTGTTGATTTATGGGCTACTTGGTGTGGGCCTTGTCTTATGCAATTCCCATACAATAAAGATTTGCATTCTTTTTTGGAAACCAAGAATATAAAAACACTATACGTTTCACAAGATAAAGAAGAAGATATAACAAAATGGCAAAAATACATACAGGACTATAATCTTACTGGTTACCATTTTTTAGCAGATAAAGCCTATGTGGAAAAGTTCATCAATCCGTTAACCGCGTATATTCCAAGGTATTTTATATATGATTCCAAAACTAAAAAACTTAAGCCATTAGAAGGCTACCCAAAAGAAAAAGAAAAATTTTATACTCAAATAGCCAAAGCTTTACCAACAAAACAATAA
- a CDS encoding vitamin K epoxide reductase family protein — MSENFSFLFHYLKKENITIDEREFTFQVQSHSDYPSLLAVSDTLSFFNINNLATRIENEDLEHLPDNFTALISDENKNPFLAFVERNQSDFRYTQDAKSVQISKGAFSERFQNIVLLAEKEENELKINNSKKVLIFGSILLGIVYFSSIFITGFSLLQLLIVLFASMGVYLSIEAISHEFGIKTKFSEAVCTITTSADCGEVINSKKSKYFEWISFSDFSIAFFGSQLLALLFFTISNQLESFYAITTLLLLSAVPITILSIYQQWFVVKKWCPICMTIIVLIYAELISLLVFNSFHLIVNLLVVNYFALSLIASYLLTVYIKQIIKKNFELEDNVTEGNRFKRKYSLFKMALLDSRTIESKDNTSNSIVLGNPEARLKITVVSSPFCGHCKNAHEIIDEILKRYNDKVSITIQFNYNPKFSDEKSLIVHQKLIRLFLEKGQDAFVKALHIWFEEKNIDKLDSPDTSVCSDLKIDELLHEQFQWNQENKLTFTPAIIINGYLFPKQYDRNDLIYFINDLEDDDEF; from the coding sequence ATGTCCGAAAATTTCTCCTTTCTTTTTCATTATTTGAAAAAGGAAAACATAACTATAGATGAAAGAGAATTTACTTTTCAAGTTCAATCACATTCTGATTATCCTTCTTTACTAGCAGTAAGCGACACTTTAAGTTTTTTTAATATCAACAATCTGGCAACTAGAATAGAAAATGAAGATTTAGAACATTTGCCTGATAATTTTACAGCTTTGATTAGTGATGAAAATAAAAATCCCTTTTTAGCATTTGTAGAACGTAACCAAAGTGATTTTCGATATACTCAAGATGCAAAGTCTGTGCAAATTAGTAAAGGAGCATTTTCAGAACGGTTTCAAAACATTGTTTTATTAGCTGAAAAAGAAGAAAACGAATTAAAAATAAACAATAGTAAAAAAGTATTGATTTTTGGTTCAATTCTTTTAGGGATTGTTTATTTTTCATCAATTTTTATAACAGGTTTTTCATTACTCCAACTTTTGATTGTTCTTTTTGCGTCCATGGGAGTTTATTTGTCTATTGAGGCAATTTCTCATGAATTTGGTATAAAAACTAAATTTTCGGAAGCGGTTTGCACCATTACTACTAGTGCTGATTGCGGTGAAGTCATTAATTCTAAAAAATCCAAATACTTTGAATGGATTAGCTTTAGCGACTTTAGTATTGCTTTTTTTGGTTCTCAATTATTAGCGTTGCTTTTCTTTACGATTTCCAACCAATTAGAAAGTTTTTATGCTATAACCACCCTGCTGTTGTTATCAGCAGTTCCAATTACTATTCTGTCTATTTATCAGCAGTGGTTTGTAGTCAAAAAATGGTGTCCAATCTGTATGACAATAATAGTCTTGATTTATGCAGAATTAATAAGCCTTTTGGTGTTTAATTCATTTCATTTAATTGTGAATTTACTAGTCGTAAATTATTTTGCCTTGTCGTTAATAGCTTCTTATTTATTGACTGTTTATATCAAACAGATTATAAAAAAGAACTTTGAATTGGAAGATAATGTAACTGAAGGTAATCGATTTAAAAGAAAATATTCATTGTTCAAAATGGCATTATTAGATTCAAGAACTATAGAAAGTAAAGACAATACTTCAAATAGCATAGTACTTGGAAATCCCGAAGCCAGACTAAAAATAACAGTAGTTTCGAGTCCCTTTTGTGGTCATTGCAAAAATGCTCATGAAATTATTGATGAAATTTTAAAGAGATATAATGATAAAGTTTCAATTACTATTCAATTCAATTATAATCCTAAGTTTTCAGATGAAAAAAGTTTAATTGTACATCAAAAATTAATTCGTCTTTTTTTAGAAAAAGGTCAAGATGCTTTTGTAAAAGCGTTACATATTTGGTTTGAAGAAAAAAACATAGATAAATTAGATTCTCCAGATACGTCAGTTTGTAGCGATTTAAAAATAGATGAATTACTTCATGAACAATTTCAATGGAACCAAGAGAATAAATTAACGTTTACACCTGCAATAATAATAAATGGCTACCTTTTTCCAAAGCAATATGATAGGAATGATTTAATCTACTTTATTAATGATTTGGAAGATGATGATGAATTTTAA
- a CDS encoding RteC domain-containing protein, translated as MQSTYKDALYSILKKEQEISLESVHVIDESYRMIVFLQDLLSGMKKNVLDNNFTDENEEIEFFRIIKPQILGKLIYYNKIYRIETSCPVNSGKMYYKYFSSELQQLKNEYKEHICNSDFYRYYRSGRTDRDHDFFKLGKINLNTGLNSFIFEVDTQFSTYYDYKVSRIIADELLYNYLIIKINPVDKPDVILQNSESTKDVFWTESKNALIELIYALYASGAISNGKVGIRKISLVFQILFRIQLGDIHHAFHRMKDRPGNRTLFLDQLKSSLKHYMDKDL; from the coding sequence ATGCAGTCCACTTACAAAGATGCTCTCTACAGTATACTGAAAAAAGAGCAGGAAATAAGTTTGGAATCCGTGCATGTAATTGATGAGTCCTATCGCATGATTGTTTTTCTTCAAGATTTATTGTCAGGCATGAAAAAAAATGTATTGGATAATAATTTTACAGATGAAAATGAGGAAATTGAATTCTTCAGAATCATCAAACCTCAAATACTTGGAAAGTTGATTTATTACAACAAAATTTATAGAATAGAAACTTCTTGCCCCGTAAACAGTGGAAAGATGTATTATAAATATTTTTCAAGTGAACTACAGCAGCTAAAGAATGAATACAAAGAACATATTTGTAATTCTGATTTTTACCGGTATTACCGCTCAGGGAGGACGGACAGAGATCACGATTTTTTTAAATTAGGAAAAATAAATCTTAATACTGGCTTGAACAGTTTCATCTTTGAAGTCGATACTCAATTTTCTACTTATTACGATTATAAAGTTTCCAGAATCATTGCTGATGAATTGCTTTATAATTATTTAATTATTAAAATCAATCCTGTCGACAAACCTGATGTGATTTTGCAAAATTCCGAATCTACCAAAGACGTTTTTTGGACAGAATCTAAAAACGCACTAATCGAATTGATTTATGCCCTATATGCATCTGGTGCAATTTCTAATGGAAAGGTTGGAATTCGTAAAATCAGTTTGGTTTTTCAGATATTGTTTCGCATTCAATTAGGTGATATTCACCATGCCTTTCACCGCATGAAAGACCGACCTGGTAATCGTACCTTATTTTTAGACCAGCTCAAATCTTCCCTTAAACATTACATGGATAAAGATTTATAG
- a CDS encoding helix-turn-helix domain-containing protein — protein sequence MNIDRMEFIAWMERIMNRFDLLGERFENAQKKKGSIDGEELLDNQDLFMMLKVSARSLQRYRSSGKLPYYTISGKLYYKLSDVNQFIRESFSTSVKKVKTIKDK from the coding sequence ATGAATATTGACAGAATGGAATTTATAGCATGGATGGAGCGTATAATGAATCGCTTTGATCTATTAGGAGAACGCTTTGAGAATGCTCAGAAAAAAAAGGGCTCTATAGATGGGGAAGAATTGTTAGACAATCAGGATCTTTTTATGATGTTAAAGGTCAGCGCTCGCTCATTACAACGTTACCGCTCTTCTGGTAAACTCCCATATTATACTATCAGTGGTAAGTTGTATTACAAATTATCCGACGTGAACCAGTTTATCCGTGAGAGTTTTTCCACGTCAGTAAAAAAAGTGAAGACAATCAAAGACAAATAA
- a CDS encoding type IA DNA topoisomerase yields MKVVIAEKPSVAREIASILGATQKEDGFLIGNGYYVTWALGHLVGLAMPDDYGISGFQKESLPILPDPFLLKIRKVKKEKGYVIDIGASKQLKIIEQVVKKCDSIIVATDAGREGELIFRYIYEYLNCKKPFLRLWISSLTEKAIKQGFENLKSGSDFDSLYQAAQARSRADWLVGINASQALTIAAGSSIYTLGRVQTPTLALICQRYLENKNFAIQRYWQLQLAHQKDFINFKSLSKNKWNDKKQAEAVLKSIERSKTTIVSSIESKTITEQPPLLFDLTGLQKEANKKLNLSADETLSIAQSLYEKKFITYPRTGSKYIPEDIWTEIPNLIRILKTNASYKEIISTIKLGRLNKRIVNDLKVTDHYGLLITDKIPSALSAKENAIYNMIALRLLESVSEASVKEITDITIQVLHYDFSVKGFKVLQTGWRNIKGSFLNEDSEYLQDLPELKIGDELKIKDVTVLEKKTNPPVLYTEAGLLSAMESAGKKIESEEEKKAIISIGIGTPATRASIIEILFARDYIQRKNKSLIPTEKGLQVYELVKDKMIANVAMTGQWEVALQKIENNQEQAGTFQKKIEDYVVSITQELLNTSIAIENLPALICPKCRSHQLLIKDILVKCPDETCKWVQFRNVCGVQLSIDDVANLINKGKTSLIKGMESKSGKKFNAYIVLTTDGKTVFEFERNK; encoded by the coding sequence ATGAAAGTAGTAATAGCAGAGAAACCCAGTGTGGCTCGTGAAATTGCATCGATATTAGGTGCAACACAAAAAGAGGATGGCTTCTTAATTGGAAATGGCTATTATGTTACATGGGCTTTAGGGCATTTGGTCGGATTAGCTATGCCAGACGATTATGGAATTTCAGGATTTCAAAAAGAATCCCTACCCATTCTACCTGATCCCTTTTTATTAAAAATACGCAAAGTAAAAAAAGAAAAAGGTTATGTTATCGATATAGGTGCCTCAAAGCAATTAAAAATCATCGAACAAGTCGTAAAGAAATGTGACAGTATTATTGTAGCCACAGACGCCGGTCGTGAAGGAGAATTGATCTTTCGTTATATTTATGAATACTTAAACTGTAAAAAGCCTTTTCTGCGTTTATGGATTAGTTCCTTGACTGAAAAGGCTATAAAACAAGGATTTGAAAATCTAAAATCAGGTAGCGATTTTGATAGCCTCTATCAAGCTGCACAAGCAAGAAGCCGTGCTGACTGGTTGGTAGGCATTAATGCATCGCAGGCGCTTACTATTGCAGCGGGAAGCAGTATTTATACTTTGGGAAGAGTACAAACACCAACATTAGCATTAATCTGTCAACGGTATCTGGAAAACAAAAATTTTGCAATTCAGAGGTACTGGCAACTACAATTGGCTCATCAAAAAGATTTTATTAATTTTAAAAGTCTTTCTAAAAATAAATGGAATGATAAGAAACAAGCTGAAGCGGTTTTAAAATCCATTGAGCGAAGTAAAACAACTATTGTTTCTTCCATAGAAAGCAAAACTATAACCGAGCAACCACCTCTACTCTTTGATCTGACAGGTTTGCAAAAAGAAGCAAATAAAAAACTAAACCTTTCGGCAGATGAAACCCTTTCTATTGCTCAAAGTCTTTATGAAAAAAAGTTCATAACGTATCCAAGAACTGGAAGCAAATATATTCCAGAAGATATTTGGACTGAAATTCCGAACTTAATAAGAATATTGAAAACGAATGCTTCTTATAAAGAAATTATATCTACAATAAAATTAGGACGGTTGAACAAACGTATTGTCAATGACCTAAAAGTAACGGATCATTATGGATTACTTATCACCGATAAAATACCGTCAGCATTATCCGCAAAAGAAAATGCTATCTACAATATGATTGCATTACGTTTATTAGAATCGGTTTCCGAAGCTAGCGTGAAAGAAATAACAGATATAACAATACAGGTTTTACATTATGATTTCTCCGTTAAAGGTTTTAAAGTTTTGCAAACTGGATGGCGAAACATTAAAGGTAGTTTTTTAAATGAGGACAGTGAATATCTTCAGGATCTGCCCGAACTAAAAATTGGAGATGAACTGAAAATTAAAGATGTAACTGTTTTAGAAAAGAAAACTAATCCGCCAGTTTTATATACAGAAGCAGGACTTCTATCAGCTATGGAATCAGCTGGAAAGAAAATTGAAAGCGAAGAAGAAAAAAAGGCTATAATAAGTATTGGCATAGGTACACCAGCAACTAGAGCATCAATTATAGAGATCCTTTTTGCCAGAGATTATATTCAAAGAAAGAATAAATCCCTTATACCAACAGAAAAGGGATTACAGGTTTATGAGCTGGTCAAGGATAAAATGATTGCCAATGTTGCTATGACTGGTCAATGGGAAGTGGCTTTGCAAAAAATAGAAAATAATCAAGAGCAAGCCGGAACGTTCCAAAAAAAAATTGAGGATTATGTAGTTTCAATAACTCAAGAACTTCTTAATACTTCCATAGCAATTGAAAATTTACCCGCTCTTATTTGTCCTAAATGTAGAAGTCATCAATTGCTCATCAAAGATATCCTTGTCAAATGCCCTGATGAAACTTGCAAATGGGTTCAATTCCGCAATGTTTGTGGAGTTCAGTTGAGTATAGATGATGTAGCTAATTTAATCAATAAAGGAAAAACCTCTCTTATCAAAGGAATGGAGAGTAAGTCTGGAAAGAAATTCAATGCTTATATCGTGCTTACTACGGATGGAAAAACTGTTTTTGAGTTTGAAAGAAACAAATAG
- a CDS encoding DUF6624 domain-containing protein, which produces MKIELKRMFDKDQELLTFDEKRYNDKKYMDSMNVEGEKVIRKNCEVAKKYFKKYSFPGLKENGKEAAMNFWLIVQHSDHDVVFQEKVLKAMKKEYKNKNISPRNYAYLYDRVAKNKGDKQLYATQIDWSSGKPLPLPLKYPEKVEELRKEKGLEPLKEYLDSFLNK; this is translated from the coding sequence ATGAAAATTGAATTAAAAAGAATGTTCGATAAGGATCAAGAGCTATTAACTTTTGACGAGAAAAGATATAATGATAAAAAATATATGGATTCTATGAATGTTGAAGGAGAAAAAGTGATCAGAAAAAATTGTGAGGTTGCTAAGAAATATTTTAAAAAATATTCTTTTCCAGGTTTAAAAGAAAATGGCAAGGAAGCCGCAATGAATTTCTGGCTAATTGTTCAGCATTCAGACCATGATGTCGTTTTTCAGGAGAAAGTTTTAAAAGCCATGAAAAAGGAATATAAGAATAAGAATATAAGCCCTAGAAATTATGCTTATTTATATGATAGGGTAGCAAAAAATAAAGGAGATAAACAATTGTATGCCACACAAATTGATTGGAGCAGTGGAAAGCCTTTACCACTCCCATTAAAATATCCTGAAAAGGTGGAAGAATTAAGAAAAGAAAAAGGGTTAGAGCCATTAAAAGAATATCTAGACTCGTTTTTAAATAAATAA
- a CDS encoding helix-turn-helix domain-containing protein, giving the protein MVRKNLIHPHLELEVFVFEKFESKSAMEQLFKNNCFSIVFVNSGYLKMRVNYIEHCLGVNELIVIPVRTSHEILQLSDELEVSLLFFTSDFIFKNTIRKPNIGFFEIFITKFPSKVVLKNYETLLLNDLFAIIENRKYKIREHRFYNEVQLLSFNLLLYAVAGIYNENSYDVKAKYTRKEKLVFRFFEILDGQCTKQHTVKYYADALFISKGHLSKVVKQVTDKTIKEFIKEAIILEAKILLQNDDLTILQIIEELRFSNSSSFSNFFKKSTSMSPSEYRLKFE; this is encoded by the coding sequence TTGGTTAGAAAAAATTTAATACATCCGCATTTAGAATTGGAAGTTTTTGTGTTTGAAAAATTTGAATCCAAATCTGCAATGGAGCAGCTTTTTAAAAATAACTGTTTTTCAATAGTTTTTGTCAATTCAGGATATTTAAAGATGCGAGTTAATTATATTGAGCATTGCTTAGGTGTAAACGAGCTTATTGTAATTCCGGTAAGAACTTCTCACGAGATCCTACAGCTTAGTGATGAATTAGAAGTTTCTTTACTTTTTTTTACTTCGGATTTTATTTTTAAGAACACTATAAGAAAGCCTAATATTGGATTTTTTGAAATTTTTATTACGAAATTCCCATCGAAGGTTGTTCTAAAAAATTATGAGACCCTTTTACTTAATGATTTGTTTGCTATAATAGAAAATAGAAAGTACAAAATAAGAGAACATAGATTTTACAATGAAGTTCAACTTTTGAGTTTCAATCTTTTGCTATATGCCGTGGCCGGTATATACAACGAGAACTCGTATGATGTAAAAGCAAAGTATACTAGAAAAGAAAAATTAGTCTTTCGATTTTTCGAGATTTTGGACGGGCAGTGTACAAAACAACATACCGTAAAATACTATGCAGATGCATTATTTATTTCTAAAGGCCATCTTAGCAAAGTAGTCAAACAAGTGACCGATAAAACAATTAAAGAGTTTATTAAAGAAGCAATTATTTTGGAAGCTAAAATTTTGCTTCAAAATGACGACTTGACAATTTTACAGATTATAGAGGAATTACGTTTTAGTAATTCCTCTTCTTTTAGTAATTTTTTTAAAAAATCTACCTCAATGTCGCCATCTGAGTACCGTTTAAAATTTGAATGA